A region of the Synechococcus sp. PCC 7502 genome:
GGGGCGGGTAGTAATTTATTAATTAGCGATCGGGGTTTAACGGGTTTAGTCATCTGTACCAGACATTTGCGCGGCATTGAGTTTGATCTAGCTAAGGGACAAGTTACTGTGGCGGCGGGAGAGCCTGTGGCTAGATTGGCATTGCAGGTAGCTACTAAAGGCTGGTCTGGTTTAGAGTGGGCGGTGGGGATTCCTGGCACTCTAGGTGGCTTAGTGGTAATGAATGGGGGGGCGCAGGGTGGTTGTGCTAGCGATCGCATAATTAATGTCCAAACTATATCCTTGGGAGGAATAGCCGAAACCCTACTACCTGAAGAATTGGGATTTGCCTATCGGACTTCGATCCTACAGGCGGGCGATCGCATTGTTACAGCAGCAACCCTACAGTTAAATACTGGCTTTGATCCCCAAGTAATTACGGCTACCACCAATGATTTTTTAAGATTCAGACATAGAATGCAGCCCTATCATCTTCCTAGCTGTGGAAGCGTATTTCGTAATCCCCATCCCCATGCCGCCGCTAGACTCATCGAAGATACTGGATTGAAGGGTTATCGGATCGGTGATGCCCAAGTTTCCGAACTCCATGCCAATTTTATTGTCAACTGCGGTCATGCCAGTAGCACCGATATTATCAAATTGATTCGCCATGTCCAAACCCAAGTTGCCCAAAAGTGGGCGATCAACCTCGAAACGGAAGTAAAAATGCTAGGTGAGTTTTAAGCGAGATAATAGTGAAATACCATAGCAAAATAGCCAATAAATGCCACCGATAAATAAATAGACTTCCGCATAGCTACCCACAAAGTCTGGTTGTGCCAAAATTGATCGCCCAATTCCCATCAAATCCACTAAGCCTACAATGGAGACTAAGGAAGTATCTTTAAATAAACCAATAAACTGTCCTGCGATCGCTGGGGTCACTGCGCGTAAAGCTTGGGGTAAAACAATAAACCACAAAATTGTCGGGGTACTAAGTCCTAAGGCTTTTCCTGCTTGCATTTGTCCTTGAGAAACCGCCTGTAAACCTCCCCTAACATTTTCAGCTAAGTAGGCAGCACTAAAAAGTGTAAATCCCGCGATCGCCCGCACAACTCGATCAATTTTGATTTCTGGGGGTAAGCATAGGGGGAGCAGCACCTGCGCCATAAATAAAATGCCAATTAGGGGTAGTCCTCTCATTATTTCAATGTAGCTGGTACTGAGGATAGAGATTATGGGCATAGAACTCTGTCTGCCAAGGGCTAGTAACACTCCCAAGGGAAAAGACAGAATAATGCCTGCGATCGCCATTAATAGAGTTAATAGCAAGCCATTCCATAAATTCACATTTACTGGAGTTAACCCAAACCCACCGCCAATTAGCCACAGAATCACAGGTGCAGAGCCGAGCCACAGCCATTTAATTCTATGAATTTGTAGTACTTGTAGCTCATGGAAAAGTTCCAGTAACCCTAGAGTTGAGAAAATGCCAAGCACAAGCCATATCCGCCAGTACTGTGCCGCAGGGTAACGCCCCACCAAAAACAAAGGTAAATTTGCTGATACCACCTGCCATTGGGCTGAGAAGAATATCCACGCTCCCAACCTCCATGCTATTTGATAGATAACTACAGCACAAATTAAAGTGAGTATACTATTCCCAATGTTGCTAAAAAGATTCGATCGCAGCCACTGTAATTTCGGTATCAACAATCTAGGTATCAACTCGCCAGTTATCATTCTGTCCACCTACGATCACTTGCTCAACCCCCACATAGTCTTGGCTAAACTGCTGTAAGGCGTTGATTAAAATATCTAGGGCGATCGCATCGGCAGTACCTAAATCTACCCAACACCTTGCCCAAGCGTCTTCATACTCAACATCACTCATATTGTGCATTACCGACATCATGCCATCGTCAGCAGCGTCTTGATCGTAGTCCAGATTACTAATATCTAAGCCTGTATCTTGAACTTGCAAATTCCCCGCATTAAATCCCCCCAGTTTGCCCAAGAGAAACCAGGAATTAAATAATTCATCCAAGAGTTGTTTTTCTCGTTCTGAGGGGAAATCGCTAAACTCAATCCAAATCCAGAGATCAAACCAGTCGCATTCTCTAAATCTAATTTGCATTTATAGCCCTAGTTCTGCCAAAATATCCGCCGCATGGGTTTCGGTTTTGACCGTAGTATAAACATGGCTAATTGTGCCAGTGCCATCAATCACATAGGTTACCCGCTTGGCATAACCACCGCCATCGACATCGTAAGCCTTGACTATGGTGCGATCGCTATCTGCTAAAAGCGGAAACGGTAGATTAAATTTGGCAGTAAATTCACGGTGGGAGGTTTCATCATCAGTACTCACCCCAAATACGACAATATTTTTATTTTGATATTCAGCGTAGGAGTCCCTAAAACTGCAAGCTTCTTTGGTGCAGCCGGGGGTATCGTCCTTGGGATAAAAATATAAAACTACGGGCTTGCCTAAATAACTGGAAAGGGAGACTACATTACCGTTGGTGTCTTTTACCGTAAAGTCTGGTGCCTTATCGCCTACAGAAAGTGCCATATTTTTTTCTCAGTTTTTACTTAATAATTAACAATGCAAAGCCATACTAACATTTCGCTATATTTATTTTTACTGGCTTACTGGTTTTACTGCCCACCAATTGATTCAACTTCAGCATTAAAACCTGCTTGGGCTAATATCTTAACCTGTTCATCGGCTGCGGTGCGATCGCTAAAAGCCCCAACTTGAATTACTTCCTGCCCATTCATCCGAGCAGTAAAGGCTGTAGGAACTATACGCCGAATTTCCAACTTACTCGATTCAGAATTAGCGGAAACCACAACTCGATAGCGTAAGGTCACAGGTGCAGTGGGTTTAGCCCTAGTAATAATAATCGTGCGGCTATTTGTTCCTGATGAGGATGATGGCGGAGGTAGGATGGTTGGGTTAGGATTATTTAGTCCTGTGGGCTTATCTGGACTTTTAATTGGTACTCCCGTCG
Encoded here:
- a CDS encoding peroxiredoxin, translated to MALSVGDKAPDFTVKDTNGNVVSLSSYLGKPVVLYFYPKDDTPGCTKEACSFRDSYAEYQNKNIVVFGVSTDDETSHREFTAKFNLPFPLLADSDRTIVKAYDVDGGGYAKRVTYVIDGTGTISHVYTTVKTETHAADILAELGL
- a CDS encoding amino acid ABC transporter permease — translated: MGAWIFFSAQWQVVSANLPLFLVGRYPAAQYWRIWLVLGIFSTLGLLELFHELQVLQIHRIKWLWLGSAPVILWLIGGGFGLTPVNVNLWNGLLLTLLMAIAGIILSFPLGVLLALGRQSSMPIISILSTSYIEIMRGLPLIGILFMAQVLLPLCLPPEIKIDRVVRAIAGFTLFSAAYLAENVRGGLQAVSQGQMQAGKALGLSTPTILWFIVLPQALRAVTPAIAGQFIGLFKDTSLVSIVGLVDLMGIGRSILAQPDFVGSYAEVYLFIGGIYWLFCYGISLLSRLKLT
- the murB gene encoding UDP-N-acetylmuramate dehydrogenase → MTTSKTTVEIHNAYPLAPLTSWKVGGLAQWYAAPKSLAALEECLTWAERSGEPVTLIGAGSNLLISDRGLTGLVICTRHLRGIEFDLAKGQVTVAAGEPVARLALQVATKGWSGLEWAVGIPGTLGGLVVMNGGAQGGCASDRIINVQTISLGGIAETLLPEELGFAYRTSILQAGDRIVTAATLQLNTGFDPQVITATTNDFLRFRHRMQPYHLPSCGSVFRNPHPHAAARLIEDTGLKGYRIGDAQVSELHANFIVNCGHASSTDIIKLIRHVQTQVAQKWAINLETEVKMLGEF
- a CDS encoding DUF3531 family protein — translated: MQIRFRECDWFDLWIWIEFSDFPSEREKQLLDELFNSWFLLGKLGGFNAGNLQVQDTGLDISNLDYDQDAADDGMMSVMHNMSDVEYEDAWARCWVDLGTADAIALDILINALQQFSQDYVGVEQVIVGGQNDNWRVDT